The DNA segment TCATGTTTGCGATAAAAAGCCGCGTCAGAAATCTGAATGTCCCTGGCCTTTTCCTGGCCGGCCAGAAAACCCTTCGACAAAGGTGGGCGTTCATAGGGCAGCGCATTTTCAGCCGTGACGATTGCCAGCTCCCCCTTTTTACCGCTCTGCACGACGAACTCCTTGGCCGCGTACCCAGCAACCACGCCCCCGCCCAGGATGACGATCGAAAACGACTTCATGGTTTCGGAACAAAGTTGCGCCGATCACGGCACAGAAAACTTCGAGAGCACCTCATCGCATTGCCGGGCAAGCGAGAAATCTTTTTTGGTGAGTCCTCCTTGATGGTTCGTCTTTTTGTTTTTGTTTACCTTCATTCGTCATCACCAGAAATGGCAAAAGTGTTGCCGCGGTCGGCGGAACGGATTTTGCCAGTTAGTCCACCACCAGCTTGACGGCGGTGTCGCCGCGCAAGGCTTTGGAATACGGACAGGTCTTGTGCGCTTCGTCCATGATGCGTTGAGCCTGGGTGCGATCAATTCCGGGGAGTTGAGCATGCAACTCCACCGCGAGGCGGTAGCCGCCCTGGTCATCCTCGATCAAACTCACCAGCGCCCGCACCGTGGAATCTTTCACCGGTGTTCCCAGTTTTTTGGCGGCGTTGCCCAGGGCGCCGTGGTAACAGGCG comes from the Candidatus Angelobacter sp. genome and includes:
- a CDS encoding Ohr family peroxiredoxin translates to MKTLFTAEAISKGGRSGTIQTPDQLLNVTLGNPLEKGAEKRGPNPELLFAGAYSACYHGALGNAAKKLGTPVKDSTVRALVSLIEDDQGGYRLAVELHAQLPGIDRTQAQRIMDEAHKTCPYSKALRGDTAVKLVVD